The following are encoded together in the Actinoplanes sp. N902-109 genome:
- a CDS encoding oxidoreductase — MPYEDNGLQGQRVLVTGASRGLGEAVARHFAAAGATVLAVARSTPPADLPATFIPADITSEDGVATLARRVLDEVGGIDVLVNNAGATTGEMPTLNRPDSAWRADLESNLLGAVRLDRALVPGMVERGSGVVVHVSSIASHLPQRGDISYAAAKAALNAYSRGLAEEVGAHGVRVVCVLPGFVATEGAVAHHQRIADSQGITLQEFQQQVARRLNIPMGRPGEPADVAEMIAFLASPRAKWLTGAQFRVDGGIIPVV, encoded by the coding sequence GTGCCGTACGAGGACAACGGTCTGCAAGGGCAGCGAGTGCTGGTCACCGGGGCCAGCCGGGGGCTGGGCGAAGCCGTCGCCCGGCATTTCGCCGCCGCCGGGGCAACGGTGCTGGCGGTCGCGCGCAGCACCCCGCCGGCGGACCTGCCGGCCACCTTCATCCCGGCGGACATCACCAGTGAGGACGGCGTCGCCACCCTCGCCCGGCGCGTCCTCGACGAGGTGGGCGGCATCGACGTCCTGGTCAACAACGCGGGTGCGACCACCGGGGAGATGCCGACGCTGAACCGCCCCGACAGTGCCTGGCGCGCCGACCTGGAAAGCAACCTGCTCGGTGCCGTACGGCTGGACCGGGCTCTCGTGCCCGGCATGGTCGAGCGCGGCAGCGGCGTGGTCGTGCATGTGTCCTCCATCGCCAGCCACCTGCCCCAGCGTGGCGACATCTCGTACGCGGCGGCCAAGGCGGCGCTCAATGCGTACAGCCGCGGCCTCGCGGAGGAAGTCGGCGCCCATGGCGTACGGGTGGTCTGTGTCCTTCCGGGTTTCGTCGCCACCGAGGGCGCTGTCGCGCATCATCAGCGCATCGCCGACAGTCAGGGGATCACGCTGCAGGAGTTCCAGCAGCAGGTCGCACGGCGCTTGAACATCCCGATGGGCCGCCCCGGCGAACCCGCCGACGTCGCCGAGATGATCGCCTTCCTCGCCTCGCCGCGCGCGAAATGGCTGACCGGCGCCCAGTTCCGGGTGGACGGCGGCATCATCCCGGTGGTGTGA
- a CDS encoding DUF4440 domain-containing protein — protein MTDEADADRAAIAELVHTFFGAFASGADCAARLAALPEMFLPGAVIVRTGGGEPIVYDVDGFLAPRRELLTGGTLTGFSEWEVAGRTEVYGDIAHRFCEYAKSGVQEGKPFTGRGGKTLQFVRTAAGWRISAVAWSDER, from the coding sequence GTGACCGATGAAGCCGACGCCGACCGGGCCGCGATCGCGGAGCTCGTCCACACCTTCTTCGGCGCTTTCGCATCCGGGGCGGACTGCGCTGCCCGGTTGGCCGCGCTGCCGGAGATGTTCCTGCCCGGCGCGGTGATCGTCCGTACGGGTGGGGGCGAGCCCATCGTGTACGACGTCGACGGCTTCCTCGCCCCGCGCCGGGAACTGCTCACCGGCGGCACGCTGACCGGCTTCAGCGAGTGGGAGGTGGCCGGGCGCACCGAGGTGTACGGCGACATCGCGCACCGGTTCTGCGAGTACGCCAAGTCGGGCGTACAGGAGGGGAAGCCTTTCACCGGGCGCGGGGGGAAGACGCTGCAGTTCGTCAGGACCGCCGCGGGCTGGCGGATCAGCGCGGTGGCCTGGTCCGACGAACGCTAG